In the Chroococcidiopsis sp. SAG 2025 genome, one interval contains:
- a CDS encoding tectonin domain-containing protein has translation MRFQLGRTIFKIIVLSCLASVTTQCADRATSVQKQFPGVCAKDLGVGNNTSVWMVGCGKANDSGDFYLFTWNGSKWDMMPGFGSDIAVEPNGTPWITNSGGQIYKGNGNNGWEQVAGCARDIAVGNDSVWVLGCKQSGAKDFEILSWQGSQWNRVEGAAARIAVEPNGTPWIVNSSGQIYKRSGNSWQQVSGCAKDIGVGENGSVWILGCKPVGAGGFEILSRQGSKWTTLPGAATGIAVEPNGTPWVISIEGKVFRL, from the coding sequence ATGCGTTTTCAATTAGGACGAACGATTTTTAAAATCATTGTTTTGTCATGTTTAGCATCCGTAACTACCCAATGCGCAGATCGAGCAACATCGGTACAGAAGCAATTTCCTGGCGTGTGTGCAAAAGATCTTGGAGTTGGCAACAATACTTCTGTTTGGATGGTAGGCTGCGGTAAAGCGAATGACTCTGGGGATTTTTACTTATTTACCTGGAACGGTTCTAAGTGGGATATGATGCCAGGTTTTGGTAGCGACATAGCAGTCGAACCAAATGGTACTCCTTGGATAACCAACTCAGGCGGACAAATCTACAAAGGCAACGGTAACAATGGATGGGAACAAGTTGCAGGTTGTGCGAGAGATATTGCAGTAGGAAATGACTCTGTTTGGGTATTAGGTTGCAAGCAATCTGGAGCTAAGGATTTTGAAATTCTCTCATGGCAAGGTTCCCAATGGAATCGAGTTGAAGGCGCTGCTGCACGCATAGCAGTCGAACCGAATGGTACTCCTTGGATTGTCAATTCCAGCGGACAGATTTACAAACGCAGTGGCAATAGTTGGCAACAAGTTTCCGGTTGCGCGAAGGATATCGGAGTAGGAGAAAATGGCTCTGTTTGGATACTTGGCTGCAAGCCAGTTGGCGCTGGTGGTTTTGAAATACTTTCGCGCCAAGGCTCTAAGTGGACGACACTCCCTGGTGCTGCTACTGGCATAGCAGTCGAACCGAATGGTACTCCTTGGGTAATCAGCATTGAGGGAAAAGTTTTCCGTTTGTAA